A stretch of Paenibacillus peoriae DNA encodes these proteins:
- a CDS encoding phage holin family protein, producing MSILGHIVRFIVAALVLMVVSWIVPGFSVGGFWSALILAIVIALIGYIVEAVFGRRVSPFGRGIVGFLVSALVIWVAQYVVAHVSVSVLGALLAALVIGIIDLFIPVSTPFEAGRKNGN from the coding sequence GTGAGCATTCTCGGGCACATTGTACGTTTCATCGTTGCCGCTCTGGTGCTGATGGTCGTAAGCTGGATCGTTCCCGGATTTAGTGTAGGCGGCTTTTGGAGCGCGCTGATCCTAGCCATTGTCATTGCCTTGATTGGCTATATCGTCGAGGCGGTGTTTGGTCGACGCGTCTCCCCATTTGGACGCGGTATCGTAGGTTTTCTTGTGAGCGCTCTGGTGATCTGGGTCGCTCAATATGTCGTCGCTCATGTCAGTGTTTCCGTTCTGGGCGCATTGCTCGCTGCATTGGTTATCGGGATTATCGACCTGTTCATTCCGGTATCGACACCGTTTGAAGCCGGTCGGAAAAACGGGAATTAA
- a CDS encoding endonuclease MutS2, with product MDSKIFKTLEYQKILNKLSHYAQTATGQQTALRLQPSDDLEHIKKMLKGTDEAYAADRLKGVPSFNGVVDITPAVKRARIGGTLSPHELLGIRTTVQAARRIQVYVTSLHEENPVETLLYWSEQLSEQRSLENSIKGCIDENAEVLDSASTELSQIRRELRSGEVRIREKLDSMIRSSTVSKMLQDQLITIRGDRFVIPVKAEYRSYFGGIVHDQSGSGATLFIEPESIVAMNNKLRETRLREEREIEVILQKLTALVAEQADMLLYDVDVLGNLDFIFAKARLAREMKATLPLMNDRGYLKLKKGRHPLIPLEQVVPIDVELGNSYTSIIVTGPNTGGKTVTLKTIGLLSLMAMSGLFVPVEDESQLCVFDAIYADIGDEQSIEQNLSTFSSHMTNIISILKNMTPKSLVLLDEVGAGTDPAEGSALAVSILEHIHAMGCRMVATTHYSELKAYAYERKGIINASMEFDVATLSPTYRLLVGVPGRSNAFAIAERLGLPGRILDYARGEVTEEDQRVEHMIASLEQNRLTAEQEREKAEQLRKEMEALRSRHQMELDKLESQRDRMLEKAEDEARVLVDKARSEAEKIITDLRKLAQEEGASVKEHKLIAARRELDEAEPKQRKKSTVKRPAATRTRSIMAGDEVSVHSLNKKGHVVELSGTKEAVVQLGIMKMKVSLDDLELLQPAQTTTPRVQKPVTGVKRTRDDNVRSELDLRGANVEEALMEVDRFMDEAFLANLGQVHIIHGKGTGILRTGIQEYLRKHKHVKSYRIGNYNEGGTGVTVAELE from the coding sequence TTGGACTCTAAAATTTTCAAAACCCTTGAATATCAAAAAATTCTAAATAAACTAAGTCACTATGCCCAAACGGCAACGGGACAACAGACAGCCCTTCGGCTACAGCCCAGCGATGATTTGGAGCATATCAAGAAAATGCTGAAAGGTACGGATGAGGCCTATGCTGCTGATCGCCTCAAAGGAGTGCCTTCATTTAACGGAGTAGTGGATATCACTCCGGCGGTGAAGCGTGCCCGTATTGGTGGAACATTAAGCCCGCATGAGTTGCTTGGCATTCGGACAACGGTTCAGGCCGCACGCCGTATACAAGTATACGTGACAAGTTTGCATGAAGAAAATCCTGTCGAAACATTGCTGTATTGGAGTGAGCAGCTTTCGGAGCAGAGAAGTTTAGAAAACTCCATCAAAGGCTGTATTGACGAAAATGCAGAAGTGTTGGATTCTGCCAGCACAGAGCTTTCACAAATCCGTCGGGAGCTGCGCTCGGGAGAAGTGCGTATTCGTGAGAAGCTGGATTCCATGATTCGTTCCTCAACTGTATCCAAAATGCTTCAAGATCAGTTGATTACGATTCGTGGAGATCGGTTTGTGATCCCGGTTAAGGCCGAATACCGTTCTTATTTTGGCGGAATTGTTCATGATCAATCCGGGTCAGGTGCAACATTGTTTATCGAGCCTGAATCTATCGTAGCCATGAACAATAAGCTGAGGGAAACAAGGCTGAGAGAAGAGCGTGAAATTGAAGTCATTTTACAAAAGCTGACCGCACTTGTCGCAGAACAAGCGGATATGTTGCTGTATGATGTGGACGTTTTGGGCAATCTTGATTTTATTTTTGCAAAAGCGCGTCTCGCCCGTGAAATGAAGGCAACCTTGCCTTTAATGAATGACCGAGGGTACTTGAAGCTGAAAAAAGGCAGACATCCTCTAATTCCGTTGGAACAGGTCGTTCCCATAGATGTGGAGCTGGGCAATTCATACACCTCCATTATCGTTACCGGACCGAACACAGGGGGGAAAACCGTTACCCTGAAAACCATTGGCCTGCTTAGTTTGATGGCGATGTCTGGACTGTTTGTACCTGTTGAGGATGAAAGCCAGCTGTGTGTATTTGATGCAATCTATGCTGATATTGGTGACGAGCAGAGCATTGAGCAAAACTTAAGTACATTTTCCAGCCACATGACCAATATCATTAGCATCCTGAAAAATATGACGCCCAAAAGTCTTGTATTGCTTGACGAAGTGGGGGCAGGAACGGACCCCGCGGAAGGTTCGGCTTTGGCTGTGTCCATTTTGGAGCATATACATGCCATGGGTTGCCGTATGGTTGCGACGACTCACTATAGTGAATTGAAGGCGTATGCCTATGAGCGTAAAGGAATTATTAATGCAAGCATGGAGTTTGATGTTGCTACCTTAAGCCCGACTTACCGCCTTCTGGTCGGTGTCCCCGGACGAAGTAACGCATTTGCCATTGCCGAGCGATTGGGATTGCCAGGGCGCATTTTAGACTATGCCCGTGGTGAGGTAACAGAAGAAGACCAGCGCGTTGAGCACATGATTGCGTCACTGGAGCAGAACCGTTTGACAGCTGAGCAAGAACGGGAAAAAGCGGAGCAGTTGCGTAAAGAAATGGAAGCATTGCGTAGCCGTCATCAGATGGAGCTGGATAAGCTGGAGTCCCAACGGGACCGTATGCTGGAAAAAGCTGAGGATGAAGCAAGAGTTCTCGTGGATAAGGCTCGTAGCGAAGCTGAGAAAATCATTACTGATTTGCGTAAATTGGCTCAGGAAGAAGGGGCTTCGGTTAAGGAGCACAAGCTGATTGCAGCTCGCAGAGAACTGGATGAGGCTGAACCGAAGCAACGCAAGAAAAGTACTGTCAAACGCCCGGCCGCTACGCGTACTCGTTCTATCATGGCTGGCGATGAAGTATCCGTTCACAGTCTGAATAAAAAAGGCCACGTGGTTGAACTGTCCGGTACCAAGGAAGCTGTGGTTCAATTGGGGATCATGAAGATGAAGGTCAGTCTGGATGATCTGGAACTACTGCAACCTGCCCAAACAACGACTCCAAGAGTTCAAAAACCAGTCACTGGCGTTAAACGGACACGGGATGATAACGTACGAAGTGAACTTGATCTTCGGGGGGCGAACGTGGAGGAAGCCTTGATGGAAGTGGACCGCTTCATGGATGAAGCGTTTCTGGCCAATCTGGGTCAGGTACACATTATTCATGGCAAAGGTACGGGTATTCTGAGAACCGGTATTCAGGAGTACCTCCGCAAGCATAAACATGTGAAAAGCTACCGTATCGGTAATTACAATGAAGGCGGCACAGGCGTAACCGTTGCTGAATTGGAATAG
- a CDS encoding DUF350 domain-containing protein: MAIDELLSHPLGMMLGYFSVAVLELIVFLSCFELVTRYKCWEEIKRGNVSVAMATGGKMFGICNVLRFAMEAKSSVYDTMIWSFVGFLLLLAAYFLFEFLTPVFSIDQQIKEDNRAVGLFSMIISISLSYVIGASVT; the protein is encoded by the coding sequence ATGGCGATTGATGAATTGCTGTCACATCCGTTGGGGATGATGCTGGGTTATTTCTCGGTGGCGGTGCTGGAGCTAATTGTATTTTTGTCGTGTTTTGAGCTGGTAACCCGCTATAAATGCTGGGAAGAGATCAAGCGCGGCAATGTTTCAGTAGCCATGGCTACGGGAGGGAAAATGTTCGGTATTTGCAACGTGCTCCGCTTTGCAATGGAAGCCAAATCCAGCGTGTACGATACGATGATTTGGTCGTTCGTTGGCTTTTTACTGCTACTTGCGGCGTACTTTCTTTTTGAGTTTCTGACACCGGTATTTTCTATCGATCAACAGATTAAAGAGGATAACCGTGCTGTCGGCTTGTTTTCCATGATTATTTCAATATCGTTATCTTATGTGATCGGTGCCAGTGTAACTTGA